The genomic interval TTGCTAATCATGTGAGTCACTTGAACTGATAGGTGTCGTCTATTTTCATAATGTAAAAATACTATAACCGAATTAATACTTTATAATGCCAGATTTATTAAGGTTTACGTGTATTTCAACCTACAGTATGTAgggttttaaattattatattcAGTTTTGTGCAATAATACGGCGGGGATTTTGTTATtcgttaatttatttatttatttgaatatatttttaaattaaactctaGCAGCAACCTGGTACAAAACTGCATAACGTCCCGAGCCCGGAAGCTGGAAGTTCCGAACCCATTCTCGGCATCTAGCCTAGCGTCCTAGCATCCTAGCAtcattcctcctcctcctcctccccttcctTGTTCCCTCGCACCCCAAAGCGTTTCGCGAGCGCGCACGCGTGCGAAGCTGCGTGGGAATGGCTGTTTGTGTGACCAAAGGGGGCTGGGCCGCTTGGAGCGAGCGCTGAGCTGCATGAGTTTGTAATGTCCGCCATGTTGGCCATGGCGTATTGAACCGGGCAGGAACAGCGGAGCGCAGGAGCGAGAGAGACCGACAGACGGCGACTGAGACCCGGGCCTGCCCGGCTCTGTTCGCGCTGCTAACCGGAGCCGAAGCCTGCCCCTCAGAGCGACCCTAAAAGAGACCGCGACGGATTCCTCAATGAGAACTCGAAGCAGACGTGCTGTTACTCCAGGCAGTTCCCAGAGATTTATGCTGCGTCTTTTATTATAAGAAATGAGTAAACTGTCGTTTCGGGCGCGGGCGTTGGATGCTTGTAAGCCCCTGCCCGTCTTCCGCTGCGAGGATTTGCCCGACCTGCACGAATATGCCTCCATCAACCGGGCGGTGCCGCAGATGCCAACGGGGATGGAAAAGGAGGAGGAATCGGTATGTTATTTTAATAAGCGCTCGGCCGCTGCTGTATTTCTTtgacggtgttttttttttttcggcgGCACAATGTTACCTGCGCAAGCTGGTGCAAAATGGCCGCCATTGCTGCCGTTTCGTGCGCACGACAGATCTCGACGGGCGTTTTATTTAGCCTAACCCCGCTTACACCGGGAGGCTCGTAACGTCGCCGTGTTGCGGCGTTTTACCGAAAAGCCGTGTTTTAACCGTCCGCCGCGCTGCGAGCGGCGCGCGAATGCACAAAGAAGTCACGTGACTCGTGTCGGCGCCACCATTTTGTTGACTTTCTCTTTGCTAAAGGCGGGCAGAGGCCTCGACTCGGCGTGCGGTTCCGCCGCGCGAACGGCAGGGGGAGACAGCGAGCCCCCGGCTCGGTTTGACAGCCAGGAATTGGTGTGTTGACACTCGCAGCCTGCGCCATGTGTGCTGTGCTGGGCGGATAGCACTCGCAGAAATCTCATCTTTAAAGTTACGGTTGACGTAGAGCTAACGTGCTATCTCCGTGGCAACCACTGTGGGCTGGTATTTatcatttctgctgcttttatgCGGGGCATCTTGTTCACCGGGTGCATGGCGCTTCGGTAGGGTGGCTTCAAAGtgtatttgttgatttttataaaagCTTGTTTGCAGAATAAGATTCTGTGTAGATAATGGCGATTGCGacttgtattttttctttttttgcacgTTTCACTCAGCTAAATCGGTTTTATTTGAAGTTGCCATGTGTTGATTCATCTCTATGCGTAaaaatggtgatctgtttaTTAAATAGATTGTGGTGATGGTTGGATAGTTGTTTCAACTGGATGTTACTTGCTACATATTGTCAGCTGCAAGTAAAGTATTTCTACATATTTTACTAAGCTGTATACCTGTAATAGTTTAGTTTGATAAAGTTTAAACACCTGGATTtacgtttttatattttaactgCAGAATGTCCTATAAGAGAAACTTTTTGCGGGTCAGATCATTTGGCTaaacacattttccaaaaaaataaccCACTGATAACAAGCTCTAAATATGATTAAGAGTTGCTGTAGCAGTGGAAAGTGCAGCCAAACAATATCGTCCCACCTGTGAtacagaagttaaaaaaaaaaaaaaatattgcttctAGGGTTGTGTATCAGTATATtcaaatttaaaagtaaaaaaaaaaacaaaactggactttttttgggaatgatcatgacctggatgactgagaatcttcaccagtgtAATGGTATATTCCAGTAATGTTGCAGAATATTGCCATGACTGTTATGACTAGCCTATATtttcctgacttttttttttatatgtatttttttacgaGTTCTTGCATGTCAGCCACTAAATATACATGGAAATTGAGCGCTTGGAGTTCATCCAACTGGCTAAATGTATCGCTGGCATGATTGATGTGAACGTACTTGGAAGCAATATAACCATCTGTGCATCGTTTGTGTCCGGTAGGGCCATCTACTGTAGGGAGACTAAAACAAGCTGAACATGTTGTTGGCATCAGAAATTTGCAGTCAAATAGCTTTtcagttctttattttattaatacattAATGTTGCCCCTGCCCTCCACatttgctgcacactgctgctctgctggatgAAAAGAAGCCTTTCTTTACAACACAGACAGACGTGGTTTATTATGTTATTGCATGTTGTGTCTGATGTCTCGGTATCAGAATCATTAACAGGAATTATCTCTGCTGCAATATAAACGTTTgggttttttgcttttaaagaaaAGTCACATTATCTTTCAGTGTTTGTGGTAATGCCGTCACACTGATGAGGTTTTTAAATACGCTTATTGAAGTGTATCGTATAATCTCGTTCTGTTACTTGGTCTTTCCAAGTATTGAACTTAATTGTATCCTTATTTTCAAGTCAGACGCATATAAGGGCTTTGTTTGTCACATCACATGTCAGTTTTTCTCCAACATTTTGTTTACTGACCAAAAGACAAGTCTGCGTATtttcaaaaatctaaattggcatcagtgtttcttttttttttttttttacctcaaggCAGCTTAAGATCTAAGTTCTAAACTTGATGTTGGATTGTTTGACCagacccaaaaaaaataataagcagaattagtttttagttttttagccACAAAATAATCTATATTTATTACATCATCTTAACCACAGTTTTACGTTAAGCTGCTCTGAATCAGTCCAAATGATTAAAGGACCCTTTGCCCACACCTCCACGCAGTCATAAGCCGGATTGGGCAGCGTTGTTCCATGTGTTgtgtaaaaacagataaaacttactaagatgaatgttttttatatataatcacGTGTTCTGAATgtttggggaaaaaactgtAAAGCTTAGCCTGGAGGGCCTGGAACGTAGACGTCGTGCATCTGTAGGAACTCGGTCATTACATTCTGAGCGGCTGGCAAAGGTTTCCTGCTGTTTACACTCGGCGCTCGGTGGCCTCTCCTCTGGGATGCCGCAGCAGACGGAAACACCAGGAAAACACTGACACAGTGCCGAGTCAGCAGGAACCCCGTCTCACCCCCGCGCTGGCCCTCTCCCACCTACTGTACACATCCACGCGGTGTGGTTACGTAACGGTGTGACAGAGGAGATAAAGAGGACAGTTTTACTACAAGGCATGGCTCGGCTCCCTGACCCACATCCTCCCCAGCAGCAGCGCCGCTTCTATTCTCAGACAGATAAATGACCACATGTGAGCCTCTATTTAGACCATTTAGGAACTATATTAACTGACTAAAAGGGTAAGCCATTAAGGGAAGAGTATGCTGCACTTAGGACTGGTTGGATCAGGGTTGTAGGTCCGACttcatgaaatatttaaatgccCCATCCtggtttttctttgcttctgttGTGCtttatctgcattttatttattatagtgGTTGATTTAGTTCACTAAAgtaagttttaagcctagtcttaaaagtagacagggtgtctgcctcacggaccaaaactgggagttggttccacaggagaggagcctgatagctaaaggatctgcctcccattctacttttagagactctaggaaccaccagcagacctgcagtctgagagcgaagtgctctgttaggaacatacggggtaattagagctctgatatatgatggagcttgattattaagggctttatacgttagaagaagaattttaaattctattcttgatttaacaggaagccaatgaagggaagctaaaattggagaaatatgatccctcttgttgattttcatcagaactcttgctgcagcattttggatcagctgaaggctttgaactgcattttgtggacttcctgatagtaaagaattacaatagtccagccttgaagtaacaaatgaatgaactggtttttcagcatcactccttaTTAACGTCTTTATGTCCGTCTATTCAGCCTCACATCTAGCTCTTCATCCCTCCGTCAAACCCGCTGCTCCTTcctgccatccatccatccatccatcatcggTCTATCTGTACATTATTTAACACCCGTCCATTTATTCCTCTGTCCCAGCACCCGTCCATTAGTCTATCAGTTTATCCCTCATCTGTCCCGCCATCATTCAAACATCATCAACTCATCCTTCTGTCTTTTATAGTTTTAGACTTTTATCCATTTACACTTAAAAGTGGGTTTAAAACGAGAGAACCCTGAGTCTGGAAACGCGTGGGAACCCCCGTTCGTCATCCTGGGATCTAATCGAGTTCCAGGCTGGGTCATCGGTGCCGTCAGTAATTCCTCGATGCGGTCAGGCACCACCGTTAATACTTGTTGTGCGAAGCCCCACAAATGTTTGTCTCAGTGGTTCTAGAGCAGCAGAATAGCCGTGCTTCAGTGGTTCTACGTTTCTGTGATAGACCAGAGAGAAGTTTAGCTACCGCCTGCTGGGTTCTGGCATCTGGTACCAGTCGGGTTTGGGCTTGTGTTGAATCGGTACCGTGCTGCAGGAAGCAAGATACCTTCTTCTAAACCATCAACAGGGGGAATTGCTGATGGATTAATATTCCAGGTTTCTGCGTTGATTCACTGACGACTCCTCGCCCTCCTCTGGTGGGCGTGAGCTGGAAACacatttctgctgctgcttcttcttctgtaCCCTTTAACTCGTCTATCTTCCTTGGATGTAGTTACTACCAGCAACGTTTCATGTTGGGAAATTGGTCATTTTTCCAGCCTATCTGCGTCTATGTGCAGAGAAAACTAAAGTACCAGGCTGTTTcacctcctgctgggaaaacTTTGATTAGAAAGATTACAACGATCAACAGTTCTTTAAATGTTCGGTTAGCTTTGGGGCTGGGCGGTAAATCAGTTTAATCGATtgattcaaatttacaatttttaaagattaaacttttggaaaatcaggattttattttgctaatgCACCCAGCAGCGTGCAATGGTGAGTATATGTTTAGGGAAATATACGGGAaacatgaaactttttttttttactataagaCGACAtactatttactttttattttagttagaAGTTCCACatgtgaagtgaagcctgttcttcgCTCGTTGTGTAATACcacatattttcattgtttaccacggcagggccgccatcttgttttccaatcatgtttcacagcttggatttagttgcgtttgaattcaggtcaactcccagacgaaatgcttgacataaaagccagtttttaaaataatttatttttgtgtaacTAAAAGGAGGGGGGAAAATTGATTAATCGAATTTGGTATAGTAAAATCTGAGCCATAGTGGTTAATATGGACATCTGAGAAGAGACTATTGATACTCGTCAGTATTTATTTGTTCTGGAGGAACGAAAGCATCCATTGGACTTTTTCCATCTCCTTcgtagaaagaagaaaaatgatCCTAGTTGTTTTTAGTTCTTCTAACTGGGCTGCTTGTTTTTCAGGCCTGTGTTGTGAAAACATTCGGCCCGGCTCTaacctgcagagctgcaaacgtTTCCTCTAAGGCTGGAAACTAACAATGTGTCCCAGTCGGTTCTGGACTGTACCTTCACGTTTAACGGTAACATGTAGAGCTGCACGCGTCACAATATCAACAAGTGCAACATCACAGTGGATAAGGAGAGCCTGGCAGGTTATGTTGAAGTGCTATGGTTGCAGGTTCTGTAAACCAGCGACAGTTTGGGCCTGTTGGACGGACTCATGGCCCCCGATGGCGCCGCCTGACCAGACTTCAGCGGCAGCGTCGTGCCGATGGGCCGTCTGTGTTCCTGCTTCTGTAGACGGTCTGAAATAAGATCAGGCTGGTCTGTTTGCTGGGACTAAAGGCCAGCGTGACTGAAGCACGGCGCTGGGCGATGCTGTTGCAGAGTTGGGGGCGTGTCTTCATTTACTTATAAGATGGATGGTTGCATAATAACGGAGAACAATCCGTTTAATCGTCTGTTGGTGGTTCTTTTAAAAGCCGTGCAGGTAGGAGCCGTGACCCGGGGATGTAAATGTAAACCTTGAAGCTTTGCAGCAGGAGCTTCTAAAACATCCCGCCtcagtccacacacacacacacacacacacacacacgcagcgTTCACTAAAGGCCCTAATCTACAGCTGGCAGAGGAAATCCCCGGGCTGGGAAGCGTGGCGGTGAGGATCAAAGCTGGGAAAGAGCAGGATGTGTGTGAGGTCAGAGGAAGGTTGGGCCGAGCAGTTCTCTCTGCagaaacccaaaacaacgggCCGGTTTCTGTTTAAATGAGCCGTTCACGCCTCAACCCGCAGCGTTCAGGTCCACGTTGACCTGTGAGGTCAGCAGAAACGTCGTTTAGAAAGTCTGTTGTCCTTCGGGTTTTCTGACCCTGTTTGGTAAATATGTCGGCGTGTTTCTCAAACCGCTGGGAGAATATGTCACTGCTTCGCATGTGTGAGCCTGCCAGATGTTTGTTTCTAGTGATTTTACTGATCCAGAGCCGAGTCACAATGGTTATTTTAGTGCAGTAGGCAGTAAAATGAATCACCTGTGCTGATAAAAAGCTCGCTGGACAGAGAGTGACATGAAAACCATCCAggctcatcagaccaggcagcATTACTCCAGTCTGTAAGGTCACAGTTTCCTCTTCCTGGCCCCTACGCTCCTGGAACCACTGTTGTCAGAGCCGTCTGATGCGTGACAGTAAACCCGTCTGACAGTAAACCTCCGTCATGAACAAGCCGCTGCTCAGTCGATGGGTTTTCAGACCGTTTTCTCTGAAAACTGCCGTAAAATGCCTCACGCCATGTTTAAAGCCCCGTCCTGACGCTCTTCAGGAAACCGTCTCCACCTCAACCAGGTGCATGAAGGTCCTGCcgtgtgattggctgatttctCTGTGACCTTAGAGGGGTCAGCGAGGGTGTGTTGATGCCAGAAAATTCATCTTAACCGATATCTTTATTAAAACCTTCAGCAATAATGTCAGTTTTCTAACCCAGAGCCACACATGGTTGGCATGTTTCCATTATTTTACTCCTGAAGCTGACGTGAACCGTCGTCATGAAACGGGCCGTAAATTATCATCTCAGATCAAAACTTAGTATTTACTGATTCTCCTTAAACCTGATTTTCTCGATGACGCCCAAACCAGCCGTTGGAGCCGCTTCGTAGGCGATGGGAAACCACTGCGGCTTTAAAGTGGTACCTTAGCTTACCGCCGAGCTACATCTCAGAACCAGAGCTGTGAACGGCGGGTAAAGGGAGTAGGAGCTCCGTGCGAAGACGCGTCGGCGCAGGACGGGCCTGAAGAGTCGGCCGTCTGCTGCACGGAGCTCACTAAAGGCTGCATGTGCTTCTGACTTTccctttaattaaattattagaTGATCCACGTATGGAAGTAAAACCAAACTCTGGTCGCTGTGCTGGTCTGTAAAACCTCCATGTTTCTaacgcctcctcctcctccatctcttCCAGGAGCACCACCTCCAGCGAGCCATCTCGGCGCAGCAGGTCTACGGGGAGAAGCGGGACAGCATGGTCATCCCGGTCCCCGAGGCGGAGCACAACATCCCGCACTACGAGCTGCTCTACCCCGGGGACTTCAAAATGCCAAAGCAGCTTATTCACATACAGCGTGAGTAGCGGGCGGGCCCCGCCCCTCAGTCCACGCCCCTCAGTCCACGCCCCTCTGTCCACGCCGCTCGTTTGTTCATAGCTTCTCCTGCTGCATGAGGAGCGATATAGAGTTATTATTGGGGGGCTTTATTCTGGGTCCTGTTCTTCATACATCTGTCCATCACTCAGCCGGTCCCGTCGGTCCTCGTCCGTCCAGATGTTGTCCACTGGTCCTTCACCCATGTGTCCCTCCCCTGCCTGGCCCTCTGTCCATCAGTCTGTCCCTCATCAGTTCATCTCTACTTTCTGCTTAAATATTCCACGTCCTCTCTTCCATCCATCAATCTATGTACCTGTTCTCTGTTTGTGCATCTTTTCCCTTTCTGTCCGTCCATTTCACTCCTCCGTCTGTCTCTTGTCCATCCGTCTGTCCCTCAAGCTGCTTCcatctttcaattcaattcaattcaattttatttatatagcgccaaatcatgaaacatttcatctcaaggcactttacaaagtcaagttcaatcatattatacagattgggtcagattatacagattggtcaaaaatgtcctatataaggaaaccagttgattgcatcaaagtcccgacaagcagcattcactcctggggaaccgtagagccacaggaagagtcatctgcattgtacatggctttgctgcaatccctcatactgagcaagcatgaagcgacagtgggaagaaaaaccacccattaacgggaaaaaaaaacctccggcagaaccgggctcagtatgaacggtcatctgcctcgaccgactggggttacagaagacagaacagagacacaacaagagagacaaaaaagcacagaagcacacattgatctagtaatctgttctacattagatggtagtagcgggtgagcagtcttctctggatgatgtcacagttaacagaacgccagaccaggtgtacctactatgaagagaaaagagagagaacagaaagttaaagcagaaatgacaacacataatgcataattgaagaacagtagaactcaatatagtgagaaaattagatcctgatatactccagtaacctaagcctatagcagtaaaactataaaggtagctgagagtaacatgagtcactagttataatttttgtcaaaaagaaaagttttaagcctagtcttaaaagtagacagggtgtctgcctcacggaccaaaactgggagttggttccacaggagaggagcctgatagctaaaggatctgcctcccattctacttttagagactctaggaaccaccagcagacctgcggtctgagagcgaagtgctctgttaggaacatacggggtaatcagagctctgatatatgatggagcttgattattaagggctttatacgttagaagaagaattttaaattctattcttgatttaacaggaagccaatgaagggaagctaaaattggagaaatatgatccctcttgttgattttcatcagaactcttgctgcagcattttggatcagctgaaggctttgaactgcattttgtggacttcctgatagtaaagaattacaatagtccagccttgaagtaacaaatgcatggaccagtttttcagcatcactcctggacagaatgtttctaattttggcgatattccggaggtgaaaaaaggaaactctggaaacctgtttaatatgggatttaaatgacatgtcttggtcaaaaataacaccaagattttttactttattaccagagcccagattaatgccacccagattaagtgattggttaagaagtttattttttgaggactctggcccaaagattaaaacttcggtcttgtcagaatttagatgcaggaaatttaaagtcatccagcttttgatgtcatcaagacatgactgcagtcgaagtaattgattggattcatcaggatttatagataaatatagctgagtatcatcagcataacagtggaaattaatcccatgctgtctgataattttgcctatcggaagcatatatatagtaaagagaattggtccaaggactgaaccctgtggtactccacaggtgaccctagagtttgaggaagatttattattaacatgaacaaattggaatctgtctgacagataagatttaaaccagcctaatgctttccccttaatccctacagtatgttcaagtctttgtaggagaatattgtgatcaactgtatcaaacgcagcactgagatctaacaggacaagtatagacacaagtccattatctgaggccatgagaatatcattagtgaccttcaccagagctgtttcagtgctatgatgagctctgaagcctgactgaaactcctcaagtaggtcattactttgtaaatgttcacaaagttgattagcaactactttctcaagaattttagataagaaaagaagattagatataggtctgtaatttactaactcatcttgatcaagagaaggtttcttaagtaaaggtttaataacagctactttcaaaacctgtggtacatatccatttactaaggatagattaatcatgtctaaaatagtgccactgatcaaagggaatatgtccttaaacaacttggttgggattgggtctaacatacaggtagaaggtttagatgaaactaaaattttagatagctcagaaagctctactgcttctaaacagttcaaacactgcacagattctaaagattcctccaatgctgcctcacttactgaggacgaggtaatcatgtttgggaggatgccaattattttatttttaatggcatcaattttatttatgaagaatcccataaaatcattactactaagagctaagggaatggatggatcaacagagctgtggctctgggtaagtttggcaactgtactaaagagaaatctaggattatttttattctcttcaattaatgatgaaaaatatgctgctctaactctgcggagggtcttgttatacaacaatagtctgtccctccagattaagtaggattcctcttggtgtgtagagcgccattttctctccaatttcctaacattgtgcttcaaggaacgcagctctgaattaaaccaaggagccagcttcctgtgaataatcaccttctttttcaagggagctacattgtctaatgcagaacgcaatgaggaagtcacattgttagcaaaggtatcgatttgtgaatgggaagaaacagcaatgctgccatctacagggcatttctgcaatactgaggatattaaaaaggggacagactctttaagttttgatacagcattatccgataaaaatctactataatggaaccctcttttgggggtggagaattcagttagattaaactcaaatgttattaaaaaatgatcagacaggacagggttgtgagagaatactgttaattcttcacaatcaatgccatatgtcagaacaaggtctaaagtatggagccgagagtgcgtcggttcatgcacattttgagcaaaaccaattgaatctaggatagttttaaaggctacactaaggttatcacattcagtgtcaacatggatgttaaaatcacccactataataaccttatcagtatttaacaccaaatcagataagaaatctgacaactcatccaaaaactgagtgtaagggcctggtggacgatacaaaacaacaaacagaagaggttttattgctttgcagtttggatgagggaaactgagggttaaatgttcaaaagaactgtaattattagttggcctgggactaattaataaatcagactgaaagatagttgccactcctcctcctcttcccacagatctgggaatgtggaaatttgaataactggagggggttgactcatttatactaacgtagtcctcttgtagccaggtttctgtgagacaaaacaaatcaatctgattatcagaaatcaattcattaactaacaaagtctttggagggagagaccttatatttaatagaccacattttattattttatttttaggttcaaggtgaaccatattgatttttattaggtttttatgatttgttccttttagatcagtttttgatctgttaagttttggccgtgggaaagacaccgtctcaataggataatgggtgggtaacagtacagaagctgcagagaggtgtgttaaactacggctctgcttcctggtctggaccctgggttgtcagcatttaggagaactaataaatccggccagattcctagaaagaagagcagcaccctccaaagtaggatggatgccgtctctccggatcagaccaggttttccccagaaagttctccagttatcaatgtagcccacgtcgttttctggacaccacctagacaaccagcggttgaatgatgacatgcggctaaacatgtcatcactggtcagatcaggcaggggaccagagaaaattacagagtccgacattgttttagcaaactcacaaaccgaagcaacaccaactttggtgacctctgatcggcgtgaccgggtgtcattaccgccagcgtgaataacaattttgcggtatttacgcttatccttagccagtagttttaggtaggattctatgtcgcctgttctggcccctggtaggcatttaactatggtccctggtttctttagtgccacatttcttattatggagctgccaataattaaggtcggctcctcggcgagattgtcgctcagaggggaaaatttattagaaacgcagacgggttggtggtgatctggggtctgtaatctagagctatgcttcctacgaactgtcacccagccagcctggttaccaggctgctcgggtgctactgctttaggttcgctacgtgaagttactctatgcggctccgcgctagcaaaagagcggctatcagctggtttttcaacagcacggagccgggtctccaattctgacaccctcgcctccaaagctacaaaaacactacatttattacatgtaccatcatcactaaaggaggcagaggaataactgaacatctgacacagagagcagcagataggagactt from Fundulus heteroclitus isolate FHET01 chromosome 21, MU-UCD_Fhet_4.1, whole genome shotgun sequence carries:
- the LOC118556727 gene encoding enhancer of polycomb homolog 1-like, with protein sequence MSKLSFRARALDACKPLPVFRCEDLPDLHEYASINRAVPQMPTGMEKEEESEHHLQRAISAQQVYGEKRDSMVIPVPEAEHNIPHYELLYPGDFKMPKQLIHIQRE